The proteins below come from a single Thermococcus sp. genomic window:
- a CDS encoding ATP-binding cassette domain-containing protein — protein MIVEAKNLGVNYGKTWGIKNLTFKAKADRLALIGHNGSGKTTLLSVLVGIKHPTTGSARINGWEPYKRKDKWVAIRYSFEKPQFRIPVKVRDLVETLRVNPMCSKIDELVEVLGIASFLDKRIDSLSSGQAQLCNLLVALSCDSEVVILDEPTAHLDSYRAGIVDELISKRKGVIIATHDVEEGEAVADYFLILKEGQLVWHGGRAELFSNDVYEVTLIETGTQLPFEPIYRFGATLIVKATSHELIDMVINGVIAGFKRAGLRYVYAKSS, from the coding sequence ATGATTGTTGAGGCCAAAAACCTCGGAGTCAATTACGGAAAAACATGGGGGATAAAGAACTTGACCTTCAAAGCGAAGGCTGATAGGCTGGCCCTTATCGGACATAACGGGAGCGGGAAGACGACACTTCTTTCCGTTCTCGTCGGAATTAAACATCCAACGACAGGAAGTGCCAGAATAAACGGGTGGGAACCATATAAGAGGAAAGACAAGTGGGTTGCCATAAGGTACTCCTTTGAGAAACCCCAGTTTAGAATCCCAGTTAAGGTGCGTGACTTGGTGGAGACACTCAGAGTAAATCCCATGTGTTCAAAAATAGACGAGCTTGTTGAGGTTTTAGGGATAGCCTCGTTCTTGGACAAGAGGATAGACTCCCTCTCCAGCGGACAGGCACAGCTATGTAACCTACTGGTGGCACTTTCCTGTGACTCAGAAGTCGTTATTCTGGATGAACCAACTGCGCACCTTGATTCCTACAGGGCAGGCATTGTGGACGAGCTGATATCCAAAAGAAAGGGTGTAATAATAGCCACCCATGATGTTGAAGAGGGAGAGGCCGTGGCCGATTACTTTCTAATTCTAAAGGAGGGTCAACTGGTATGGCATGGTGGAAGGGCGGAACTCTTCTCCAATGACGTTTATGAGGTAACTTTGATTGAAACTGGGACTCAACTGCCCTTTGAACCTATTTACCGCTTTGGAGCAACTCTCATCGTGAAGGCTACCAGCCATGAACTGATAGATATGGTGATAAATGGAGTAATAGCAGGGTTTAAGAGGGCGGGATTGCGCTATGTTTACGCAAAAAGCAGTTAA